TGCATTTAAAAAAAAGCAATAAATAGGGTATCTTATTCAACAGGCGAAAATAGTTCTTGCCACAATTGGTGAAAGAGGAGTTATGAAAACAAGAATCTTTGGTTTGGCTCTATTGTTAAGTCTGGCTACAGTTCTCGGCGCTTGTGAAGGTGGTGGTAGCGCACCCGATAGTGGTGCAACCAGCTCACCTACAGCTACAGGTGAGCCAACTGATGGGGGTACTACATCCCCTAGCCCTACAGCTACTTCAACTGCTGCTCCTACAGCTACTTCAACTGCTAGTCCTACAGCTACTCCCACTAAGACACCCTAGATAGTAGTGGTCTCAATCCTGTCGATAACAGGTTATTAATAGCGCTTTTCACTGTATCCTTTGAGTTGATTAGGTTTAAGCTCATTCCACCCCTGGAAGGAGTGGGATTTCGCAGCCATTGATGATGGGGTATGGGGCAGAGACAATAATACCAATGCCCTATGCCCCATCTCCCATGCCCCAAGTCGGCAAGTGGCAATTTATCCCACCTCTAATAAGGATACTTTTGATGAATTGTATCTCTGACGCCTGATCGCAGGGTAGTGATTTTTTTGGCGTCGTTGCAGTGGTTGTAGGGGCGCAAGGTGTTGCGCCCCTACTTCAATTTGAACTAGCAACACCAGGATGCATGAACAAGGGACTAGGGGCTAGACGTGTAACTAATTGGAAAATATTTGCTGAAACCGAGTAAAACTTACTAACTCACGCTAGACTAGAAATAGTTGAGTTAATAAGGTTTTGATGCAACATGTCACTCCCAAGGAAGCCGCTAAAATCCTTGGTGTTCACGTCTCCAGTCTCCGCAGATGGGAAAACGAAGGCAAGCTTAGAGCAATCCGGACACCAGGTGGTCAAAGGCGATTCATCCTGGAAGAAGTTGAAAAAATGGGTGGAATGCCCAGGACAGTTAGAACTGTTTGCTACGGTAGGGTCTCGACTAATGGACAGCAAGACGATTTGCAACGACAACTTGAACACTTACGCACGCGATACTCAGAGGCAGAAATCATTTCAGAAGTTGGCAGCGGACTCAATTTTAAGCGGAAAAAATTCCTCGCAATTTTGGAACGAATCATCGACGGCGATATCCAACGTCTTGTCATTGCCCACCCTGACCGACTCGTCCGGTTCGGATTTGAATTGGTTAAGTGGTTATGTACAAAATTTGAGTGCGAACTCGTGGTTCTCAATGACCGCAAGCTGTCTCCCGAACAAGAACTCGTACAAGATATGTTGTCCATCATTAACTGTTTCTCTAGCAGGTTATACGGACTCAGAAAATACAAATCAACAATCTTTGAAGAGTTACAAAAAGAAGGCACGGCACAAGGCATCGACAAAGCAGTCGCCGAACAGTGTATTGAAAATCAGGCTATTTCCTAGTCAGGAACTACATCAAGTTTGGAAGCGTTGGCTTGCTGCTTATCGCTATTATTTCAATCAATGTATTAGTTTTCTTCACAAGAATTATGATGTCCAGACTCGAATAATTATTGTCAAGAAAACCAACAAAGAAAAAGAAGTTAAAATATCTGCCCAAGAGTTGGATAAAATAGCTCAAAAAATGGATGTGCCAGCATGGGTCAAGACATTACCAGGACATCAGCGTCAAGAGGCGTGTTTTGAAGCATTTGACGCATTTAAACAAGCTCGTAGTCAGGGTGGCAATGCTAAGTTCAAAAGCTGTAAAGCAACAAGCCAAACTATCCAATTTAAAGTTGGCAACTACAAAAATGGTACTTGGTATTGTCATACTACAAAGGGTTTAAGATTTACAACTATTGGTAGGGATGTACCTGTCCAATGTGAGTATGGCACAGAGCTTGTATACCGCCGGGGTAAATGGTTTGGCTGCTTTCCTCAATACAAAGAAGTTGTACCAACTGATAGCGATAGGGTAATAGCTCTTGACCCTGGCAATCGTACTTTCTTGACTGGTTTTGATGGCGAGAACGTTTTAGAGATTGGAAAGGGAGATATCGGACGCATACAGAGATTGTGTCAGCACCTTGATAAGTTAATAAGTCGTTCCACCAAAACAACATGCCGTAAACGTAGAAAGATGCGTATTGCTGCTAACCGTGTAAGAGAAAGAATCCAAAATTTGATTAAGGATTTGCACAACAAAGCTGTAAATTTACTTGTTAATTCCTACAAAGTAATTTATTTACCAACCTTTGACTCTAGTCAGATGGTAATTAAAAAACGCAGTGGAAAGAAACGCAAAATTAACAGCAAGTCAGTGCGTCAAATG
The Gloeotrichia echinulata CP02 DNA segment above includes these coding regions:
- a CDS encoding IS607 family transposase, with protein sequence MQHVTPKEAAKILGVHVSSLRRWENEGKLRAIRTPGGQRRFILEEVEKMGGMPRTVRTVCYGRVSTNGQQDDLQRQLEHLRTRYSEAEIISEVGSGLNFKRKKFLAILERIIDGDIQRLVIAHPDRLVRFGFELVKWLCTKFECELVVLNDRKLSPEQELVQDMLSIINCFSSRLYGLRKYKSTIFEELQKEGTAQGIDKAVAEQCIENQAIS
- a CDS encoding transposase, encoding MKIRLFPSQELHQVWKRWLAAYRYYFNQCISFLHKNYDVQTRIIIVKKTNKEKEVKISAQELDKIAQKMDVPAWVKTLPGHQRQEACFEAFDAFKQARSQGGNAKFKSCKATSQTIQFKVGNYKNGTWYCHTTKGLRFTTIGRDVPVQCEYGTELVYRRGKWFGCFPQYKEVVPTDSDRVIALDPGNRTFLTGFDGENVLEIGKGDIGRIQRLCQHLDKLISRSTKTTCRKRRKMRIAANRVRERIQNLIKDLHNKAVNLLVNSYKVIYLPTFDSSQMVIKKRSGKKRKINSKSVRQMLTLSHYKFEKHLQQAALRKGVIVVLCNESYTSKTCGNCGHINYKLGGKKVFKCPHCGSQMNRDVNGARNILLRALQATAFTVTHDSIVLSDSCLRQATRTELTDAIVNHV